Proteins found in one Calditrichota bacterium genomic segment:
- a CDS encoding DJ-1/PfpI family protein codes for MAAKKILMIVGDFVEDYEAMVPFQMLTMVGHTVDSVCPGKKAGESVKTAIHDFEGDQTYSEKRGHNFAITKTFEEVKADDYDALVIPGGRAPEYIRLDENVIRVVKHFIDADKPIAVICHGPQVLAAAGGVKGKKLTSYPAVSPDLVNAGATWLPVNETFSNAEVDGNLVSAPAWPAHPEWMRKFLQVLGSTIEA; via the coding sequence ATGGCAGCAAAGAAAATCTTGATGATTGTGGGGGATTTTGTGGAAGATTACGAGGCCATGGTCCCGTTCCAGATGCTCACCATGGTGGGACACACCGTGGATTCCGTTTGTCCCGGGAAAAAAGCCGGAGAATCGGTGAAAACAGCGATTCACGATTTTGAAGGGGATCAAACGTACAGCGAAAAACGGGGGCACAATTTTGCCATTACCAAAACTTTTGAAGAGGTGAAAGCGGACGATTACGATGCGCTGGTGATTCCGGGCGGTCGCGCACCGGAGTATATTCGATTGGACGAAAATGTGATCCGGGTTGTGAAGCATTTTATCGATGCCGACAAACCCATTGCGGTCATCTGCCATGGGCCTCAGGTGCTGGCAGCGGCCGGCGGTGTGAAAGGAAAGAAGCTGACCTCCTATCCGGCCGTCAGCCCGGATTTGGTCAATGCCGGTGCCACCTGGCTTCCCGTGAATGAAACCTTCAGCAATGCCGAAGTGGATGGCAATTTGGTGTCCGCTCCGGCCTGGCCGGCTCATCCGGAGTGGATGCGAAAATTCCTGCAGGTTCTGGGAAGCACAATCGAGGCATAA